A single region of the Fibrobacter sp. UWR3 genome encodes:
- a CDS encoding MarR family transcriptional regulator, with protein MKYYNCGFLFQQIKQLQSRILDRKLSEMNVDAFNGAQGRILYVLWKNDGVPISEIARKTGLSMATLTGMLDRMEAVDLLHRFTDPNDRRKLVIRLTDKAYSLENDYNDVCSQMDGILFEGFKEKEIETLQALLERILKNLESADAQN; from the coding sequence ATGAAGTACTACAATTGTGGCTTTTTGTTCCAGCAAATCAAGCAGCTCCAGAGCCGCATTCTGGACCGCAAGCTCTCCGAGATGAACGTGGACGCCTTCAACGGCGCCCAGGGGCGCATCCTGTATGTCCTGTGGAAAAACGACGGAGTCCCTATCAGCGAAATCGCGCGCAAGACGGGACTTTCCATGGCGACCCTCACGGGAATGCTCGACCGCATGGAAGCGGTGGACTTGTTGCACCGATTCACAGACCCAAACGACAGGCGAAAACTTGTCATAAGGCTTACCGACAAGGCCTACAGCCTCGAAAACGATTACAACGACGTATGCTCGCAAATGGACGGAATCCTGTTCGAGGGGTTCAAGGAAAAAGAAATCGAAACCTTGCAAGCCCTTTTAGAGCGGATCCTTAAGAACCTGGAATCCGCAGACGCCCAGAACTAG
- the panB gene encoding 3-methyl-2-oxobutanoate hydroxymethyltransferase produces the protein MAGYITTDERKVTTRRFFEMKQSGEKISMLTSYDYTTASIVDAAGIDSILIGDSASNVMVGNMTTLPMTVDQMIYHARSVVNAVKRALVVCDMPFGSYQTGARDAVANAVRIMKESGCDALKIEGGVEILESVKRIIDAGIPVMAHLGLTPQSIHKFGSYAVRAKDDAEAEKLMSDAIAMDKAGCFGITLEKIPAKLASEVTRNVKCATIGIGAGNGCDGQVLVYADMMGLSRQKLPKFVRHYADLGTIMADAVGRYVADVKSGNFPNEQESY, from the coding sequence ATGGCAGGTTACATAACCACCGACGAGCGCAAGGTGACGACCCGTCGGTTTTTCGAAATGAAGCAAAGCGGCGAGAAAATCTCGATGCTCACCTCGTACGATTACACGACGGCATCCATTGTCGATGCCGCCGGGATAGACTCCATCTTGATTGGGGATTCCGCATCGAACGTGATGGTCGGCAACATGACGACGCTCCCCATGACGGTGGACCAGATGATTTACCACGCCCGTTCCGTGGTGAATGCGGTAAAGCGGGCCCTTGTGGTGTGCGACATGCCTTTTGGCAGTTACCAGACCGGCGCCCGCGACGCCGTGGCGAATGCCGTGCGCATCATGAAGGAAAGCGGTTGTGACGCGCTGAAGATTGAAGGCGGCGTGGAAATCCTGGAGTCGGTAAAACGCATCATTGACGCGGGGATTCCCGTAATGGCGCACCTGGGGCTTACGCCGCAGAGCATTCACAAGTTCGGTTCGTACGCGGTACGCGCGAAGGATGATGCCGAAGCGGAAAAGCTCATGAGCGACGCCATTGCGATGGACAAGGCGGGCTGTTTCGGGATTACGCTCGAAAAAATTCCCGCAAAGCTTGCAAGCGAGGTGACGCGGAACGTGAAGTGCGCGACCATCGGGATTGGTGCGGGCAACGGTTGCGACGGCCAGGTTCTCGTCTACGCCGACATGATGGGACTTTCCAGGCAGAAACTCCCGAAGTTCGTCCGGCATTACGCCGACCTGGGCACCATCATGGCCGATGCCGTGGGCCGCTATGTCGCCGACGTAAAGTCCGGAAACTTCCCGAACGAGCAGGAATCGTACTAG
- the acgM gene encoding radical SAM/SPASM domain protein, ACGX system, which translates to MNYFAFQWHITDDCDQRCKHCYIFAEGHPDLVSMDFDQMEHVFENCLDFCSRFGRLPYFYITGGDPILHPRFWDLLSLMKSRDIPFTLMGNPFHLDKDVCGRLRELGCDKYQMSIDGLENTHDWFRKPGSFKTTFEKVDCIKGAGITSVIMTTVSGTNIDEIPGIIDDVVAAGVDVYAFARYVPTGSGKGDEKSDWYIAPERYREFLAEIDSIYRRYEAESSCVTYFNRKDHLWTLFEYEQGRFQIPSDARPGMIYGGCNCGNCHITILPTGDVYACRRVANSKVGNVFVDSLADMWLGTKMESFREFDKFEKCSRCELLPYCRGCPAVAAGSSEENFYAADPQCWKKV; encoded by the coding sequence ATGAACTATTTCGCATTCCAGTGGCATATCACCGATGATTGCGACCAGCGTTGCAAGCACTGCTACATCTTTGCCGAGGGGCACCCTGACCTTGTCTCGATGGACTTCGACCAGATGGAGCACGTGTTCGAAAACTGCTTGGATTTTTGCTCGCGCTTCGGGCGCCTCCCGTATTTTTACATTACCGGCGGCGACCCGATTCTACATCCGCGATTCTGGGATTTGCTTTCGCTGATGAAATCCCGCGACATACCGTTTACGCTGATGGGAAACCCGTTCCACCTGGATAAAGATGTGTGCGGAAGGCTGCGGGAACTGGGATGCGACAAGTACCAGATGAGTATCGACGGCCTCGAAAATACGCACGACTGGTTTCGTAAACCGGGCAGTTTCAAGACGACTTTCGAAAAGGTGGATTGCATCAAGGGTGCCGGCATCACGAGTGTCATCATGACAACTGTTAGCGGCACGAACATCGACGAAATTCCGGGCATCATCGATGATGTGGTTGCCGCAGGAGTCGATGTTTACGCCTTTGCGCGGTATGTCCCTACAGGTTCGGGGAAAGGCGACGAAAAAAGCGACTGGTATATCGCGCCGGAACGCTACCGGGAATTTTTGGCGGAAATCGATTCGATTTATAGACGCTACGAAGCGGAAAGTTCCTGCGTCACCTACTTCAACCGCAAGGACCACCTTTGGACCTTGTTCGAATATGAACAGGGACGCTTCCAGATTCCGTCTGACGCTAGGCCCGGCATGATTTACGGCGGCTGCAACTGCGGCAACTGTCACATCACCATCTTGCCGACGGGCGACGTTTACGCCTGCCGCCGCGTGGCGAACAGCAAGGTGGGCAACGTGTTTGTTGACAGCCTGGCCGACATGTGGCTGGGTACAAAAATGGAATCCTTCCGCGAATTTGACAAGTTCGAAAAATGTTCCCGTTGTGAACTTCTGCCTTATTGTAGGGGCTGCCCCGCCGTGGCAGCCGGTTCCAGCGAAGAAAACTTCTACGCCGCGGATCCGCAGTGCTGGAAAAAGGTCTAG
- a CDS encoding zinc-binding dehydrogenase translates to MKAVVLNAVTAAEKVTLSEVPGPKVKPGWVLVRVRAFGMNHSEQVLRLFEIENDYIQKPIIPGIECVGEVAGILPEDAGRYPQLKGGQKVAALMGGMGRSFDGSYAEYALLPAHHVFAVESSLDWAELAAVPETYFTAWGSLFECLQLKPTDTLLVRGATCALGYAAIQLARALGAKVVATTHRDSKLSLLGDADEAILDDGILSGKVHGITKALDLVGCRNLLDTLSAVEKGGIVCNTGILGGVFALNGFDPIKDIPNGVYLTGFFSNYPDASTIRKIFDFMEKKKLSPKIGARFEFKDIREACVALDSGKVNGKIVVTVS, encoded by the coding sequence ATGAAAGCTGTCGTATTGAATGCAGTCACCGCTGCCGAAAAGGTAACCTTGTCCGAAGTCCCTGGGCCGAAAGTAAAGCCCGGCTGGGTGCTGGTGCGTGTTCGCGCCTTCGGCATGAACCATAGCGAACAGGTGTTGCGCCTTTTCGAAATCGAGAACGACTATATCCAAAAACCCATTATTCCGGGTATCGAATGCGTTGGTGAAGTCGCTGGCATATTGCCCGAAGATGCCGGGCGTTACCCGCAACTGAAGGGGGGCCAGAAGGTCGCAGCCCTCATGGGCGGCATGGGCCGGAGTTTTGACGGCAGCTATGCGGAATACGCCCTGCTCCCAGCGCATCATGTATTTGCCGTAGAATCTTCGCTGGACTGGGCGGAACTGGCCGCCGTTCCCGAAACATACTTTACCGCATGGGGTTCGCTGTTTGAATGCCTGCAACTAAAGCCGACCGACACCCTGCTTGTTCGCGGGGCCACCTGCGCCTTGGGATACGCTGCCATACAACTCGCCCGAGCACTTGGAGCCAAGGTTGTTGCCACCACCCACCGCGATTCAAAACTTTCGCTCCTAGGCGACGCAGACGAGGCTATCCTTGACGACGGGATTCTTTCGGGAAAAGTTCACGGAATCACCAAGGCCCTGGACCTGGTGGGTTGCCGCAACCTGCTGGACACTCTGAGCGCCGTAGAAAAGGGCGGCATCGTTTGCAACACGGGAATACTGGGCGGAGTTTTTGCGCTGAACGGATTCGACCCCATCAAGGACATTCCCAACGGAGTTTACCTGACCGGATTCTTCTCCAATTATCCCGACGCATCGACTATCCGCAAAATCTTTGATTTTATGGAGAAGAAGAAACTCTCCCCGAAAATCGGGGCGCGCTTTGAATTTAAGGACATACGCGAAGCTTGCGTTGCACTTGACAGCGGAAAGGTCAACGGAAAAATCGTCGTGACGGTCTCCTGA
- a CDS encoding DUF3800 domain-containing protein, whose product MSCLSIFVDESGDFGPYDSKSPYYIVTLVIHDQSKDIANHVQALNAKVQSLGFGNDFVIHTAPLIRREEIFVNEPPNKRRSLFISLFFFVLKSPISYKTFVFGKRQGETTLALEGRMAREMSLFIRQNLAFFQSFEDVVLYYDNGQHELNRILNYILSTELSSYTLRKVLPKDYKLFQVADLICTLQLLSLKCESGELSKSEQLIFHSKRELRKTFLGPIQKKRF is encoded by the coding sequence ATGAGTTGCCTGAGTATTTTTGTGGATGAGAGTGGGGATTTCGGCCCTTACGATTCAAAATCCCCATATTACATCGTGACACTCGTCATCCACGACCAATCAAAAGATATAGCCAACCATGTTCAGGCTTTGAACGCCAAGGTCCAGTCGCTTGGATTCGGCAACGATTTTGTCATTCACACAGCACCGCTTATTCGCAGGGAAGAAATCTTCGTCAACGAGCCACCAAACAAAAGAAGGTCTCTTTTTATAAGCCTGTTTTTCTTCGTTCTGAAATCCCCAATTTCCTACAAGACTTTCGTCTTCGGAAAGCGACAAGGCGAAACGACTTTGGCTTTGGAAGGTCGAATGGCCCGCGAAATGTCTCTGTTCATCCGGCAAAATCTAGCATTCTTTCAAAGTTTTGAGGATGTTGTCCTTTATTATGACAACGGTCAACATGAGTTGAACAGGATTTTGAATTACATCCTTTCAACGGAACTATCCTCTTATACACTCCGGAAAGTGCTGCCCAAGGATTATAAGTTATTCCAAGTTGCCGACTTGATTTGTACCTTACAGCTTCTCAGCCTAAAATGCGAAAGCGGAGAACTTTCTAAATCAGAGCAACTTATATTCCACAGTAAGCGAGAACTAAGGAAGACTTTCTTAGGTCCAATACAAAAGAAACGATTTTAG
- a CDS encoding FISUMP domain-containing protein, producing the protein MKMSNIITCVLIISIGCFAQSETGKGNEALLKGKPGMITYEGKNYKTVKIGKQVWLAENLNYKNSSKYGSNICAGCEDFGRLYTWNSAMAIQPEAKENYDMESRTEGRPISKKHQGICPTGWHIPTVTELKDLLVFVEVQIYRYAGKWQDSNLDYLKNEIEGLFFPYDGGRSRFILGVMNNYGLAFIEPEFWAGDFGEHVNSFGLSIRSSGTGKDRELDKCVPGQILTDFNTGKSTCCSEGCAGDHFAMWLADENTSCQDKVKRGRHSCEYEPKAALFTFQQYAGDFLLDVDWKYKNSYASVRCLKD; encoded by the coding sequence ATGAAGATGTCAAATATAATTACTTGTGTCCTGATTATTTCGATTGGCTGCTTTGCTCAGTCGGAAACCGGCAAGGGGAATGAGGCGTTGCTTAAGGGAAAGCCGGGAATGATTACGTACGAGGGAAAAAACTATAAAACAGTCAAGATTGGAAAGCAAGTTTGGTTGGCTGAAAATTTGAATTATAAGAATTCCTCGAAATATGGGTCTAATATTTGTGCTGGTTGTGAAGATTTTGGACGCCTATATACTTGGAATTCAGCTATGGCGATACAACCGGAGGCGAAAGAAAATTATGATATGGAATCACGAACAGAGGGGAGGCCCATCTCAAAAAAACATCAAGGAATTTGCCCGACTGGGTGGCACATTCCAACGGTAACTGAATTGAAAGATTTGCTGGTTTTTGTTGAAGTTCAGATTTATAGGTATGCGGGAAAGTGGCAAGATTCAAATTTAGATTATCTTAAAAATGAAATAGAAGGACTCTTTTTCCCTTACGATGGAGGGCGAAGTCGATTTATTCTGGGTGTAATGAATAATTATGGGCTCGCGTTTATTGAACCAGAATTTTGGGCAGGCGATTTCGGAGAACATGTAAATTCTTTTGGCTTGAGCATTCGTTCTTCAGGAACAGGCAAGGATAGAGAACTTGATAAATGTGTTCCTGGACAAATACTAACAGATTTTAATACAGGGAAAAGTACATGCTGCAGTGAAGGCTGTGCTGGTGACCATTTTGCTATGTGGCTTGCGGATGAAAATACGTCTTGTCAGGACAAAGTGAAAAGAGGTCGCCATAGTTGTGAATATGAGCCTAAGGCGGCCCTGTTCACCTTTCAACAATATGCTGGTGATTTTTTGCTGGATGTTGATTGGAAGTACAAAAATTCATACGCATCAGTGAGATGTTTGAAGGACTAG
- a CDS encoding helix-turn-helix domain-containing protein — MLDPEVTIKHIRENIRQKILDAGYATIEKFAYENGLTKSTITRAINGSRNPRLITLIEIANGLDINLSELLDLHQIEHNQGKKTKNSKLRK, encoded by the coding sequence ATGCTAGACCCCGAAGTGACCATAAAGCACATTCGCGAAAACATCCGCCAAAAGATACTGGATGCGGGCTATGCAACTATTGAAAAGTTCGCCTACGAAAATGGTCTTACTAAATCAACCATTACCCGTGCTATAAACGGCTCTAGAAACCCTCGGCTCATAACGCTTATTGAAATTGCAAACGGATTGGATATAAATCTTTCCGAATTACTAGACTTACATCAAATAGAGCACAATCAAGGTAAAAAGACTAAAAATTCGAAATTAAGAAAATAA